Proteins encoded together in one Diceros bicornis minor isolate mBicDic1 chromosome 18, mDicBic1.mat.cur, whole genome shotgun sequence window:
- the ARHGEF15 gene encoding rho guanine nucleotide exchange factor 15 isoform X2: protein MSAQSLPAATPPTQKPPRIIRPRPPSRPRTAQSPGLPHNGSSPREPPLTSNDAPSPMCTPIFWEPPASSLKPPALLPPSASKASLDSQTSPESPSSTPSPVSRRSVSPEPAPRSPVPPPKPSGSPHTPLPLLPAAQVLTQDGPASAPGTVRRLAGRFEWGAEGKAQAEDDLEPGPQGVADVNGERETPQGILTRSGSQQNGAPDAALACPPCCPCVCHVARPGLELRWVPVGSKEDGPKAPCRASPLRASRSRPNPPSISHPPVVLTSYRSTAERKLLPPLKPPKPTRVRQDATISGDPPHPDLDVPSEDGIQTGDSPDEAPQNAPPATMEDRDEEGLDELKEQNWELPLQDEPLYQTYRAAVLSEELWGVGEDGGPSPTNPGEAPTFPRPPGPRNTLWQELPAVRASGLLDTLSPQERRMQESLFEVVTSEASYLRSLRLLTDTFVLSQALRDTLTPRDHHTLFSNVQRVQGVSERFLGTLLSRVRSSPHISDLCDVVHTHAVGPFSVYVDYVRNQQYQEETYSRLMDTNVRFSAELRRLQSLPKCERLPLPSFLLLPFQRITRLRMLLQNILHQTEEGSTRQENAQKALGAVSKIIERCSAEVGRMKQTEELIRLTQRLRFHKVKALPLVSWSRRLELQGELTELGCRRGGVLFTSRPRFTPLCLLLFSDLLLITQPKSGQRLQVLDYAHRSLVQAQQVPDPSGPPTFRLSLLSNHQGRPTHRLLQASSLSDMQRWLGAFPTPGPLPCSSDTLYEDCDCSQELCSEPSAPAKTEGRSLQSRAAPKHLHKSPEGWLKGLPGAFPAQLVCEVTGEHERRKHLRQHQRLLEAVGPSSATPSAPPP from the exons ATGTCAGCCCAGTCTCTTCCTGCAGCAACACCCCCTACCCAGAAGCCCCCTCGGATCAtccgcccccgccccccctcTCGTCCTCGCACTGCCCAGTCCCCAGGACTTCCCCATAACGGCTCCTCTCCACGAGAACCTCCCCTCACCTCCAATGATGCACCATCCCCAATGTGCACCCCTATCTTCTGGGAGCCGCCAGCCTCGTCCCTCAAGCCCCCTGCCCTTCTGCCCCCCTCAGCCTCTAAAGCCAGCCTTGACTCCCAGACTTCCCCAGAGTCGCCTTCTAGCACCCCTAGTCCAGTGTCTCGGCGCTCTGTCTCCCCAGAACCTGCTCCCCGGTCTCCAGTCCCCCCACCCAAACCCTCCGGGTCACCCCACACacctctgcccctgctccccGCGGCccaggtcctcacccaggatggCCCTGCCTCGGCCCCAG GCACTGTGCGGAGACTGGCTGGCAGGTTTGAGTGGGGAGCTGAAGGCAAGGCCCAGGCTGAGGACGATCTGGAGCCAGGTCCCCAAGGGGTAGCGGATGTCAACGGGGAGAGGGAGACTCCCCAGGGCATCCTCACCAGGAGTGGGTCCCAGCAGAATGGTGCTCCAG ATGCTGCCCTGGCCTGCCCTCCTTGCTGCCCCTGTGTCTGCCATGTAGCCCGGCCTGGTCTGGAGCTCCGATGGGTCCCTGTGGGGAGCAAAGAGGACGGTCCCAAGGCTCCCTGCAGGGCCTCCCCACTGCGGGCCTCCCGCTCCCGCCCCAACCCTCCAAGCATCAGTCACCCCCCAGTCGTCCTCACATCCTACCGCTCCACTGCTGAGCGCAAACTCCTGCCACCCCTCAAACCTCCCAAACCAACTCGGGTCAGGCAGGATGCCACCATCTCTGGGGATCCCCCACATCCAGATCTCGATGTGCCCTCTGAAGATGGAATCCAAACAG GGGACAGTCCGGATGAAGCTCCTCAGAATGCTCCCCCAGCAACCATGGAGGACAG GGACGAAGAGGGGCTGGATGAGCTGAAGGAGCAGAACTGGGAGCTACCCCTGCAGGATG AGCCCCTGTACCAGACCTATCGAGCAGCCGTGCTGTCAGAGGAGCTGTGGGGGGTCGGTGAGGATGGGGGTCCCTCTCCAACAAACCCTGGAGAAGCTCCCACCTTCCCAAGACCCCCTGGACCTCGCAACACCCTGTGGCAGGAGCTTCCGGCCGTCCGAGCCAGCGGCCTCCTGGACACCCTCAGCCCCCAGGAGAGGCGCATGCAGGAG AGCCTGTTCGAGGTGGTGACATCCGAGGCCTCCTACCTGCGCTCCCTCCGGCTGCTGACGGACACCTTTGTGCTGAGCCAGGCTCTCAGGGACACGCTCACCCCCCGCGATCACCACACCCTCTTCTCCAATGTGCAACGAGTCCAGGGAGTCAGTGAGCG CTTCCTAGGGACGTTACTGTCCCGTGTGCGCTCTTCCCCGCACATCAGCGACCTGTGCGACGTGGTGCATACCCACGCCGTGGGGCCCTTCTCGGTGTACGTGGATTACGTGCGGAACCAGCAGTATCAGGAGGAGACCTACAGCCGCCTCAT GGACACGAACGTGCGCTTCTCCGCGGAGCTGCGGCGGCTGCAGAGCCTCCCGAAGTGCGAGCGGCTCCCGCTGCCGTCCTTCCTGCTGCTGCCCTTCCAGCGCATCACGCGGCTCCGCATGCTGCTGCAG AATATCCTGCACCAGACAGAGGAGGGGTCCACCCGCCAGGAGAATGCCCAGAAGGCCCTGGGTGCTGTCAGCAAG ATCATTGAGCGTTGCAGCGCCGAGGTGGGGCGCATGAAGCAGACTGAGGAGCTGATCCGGCTGACGCAGAGGCTGCGCTTCCACAAAGTCAAG gccctgcccctggtCTCCTGGTCGAGGCGCCTGGAGTTGCAGGGGGAGCTGACGGAGTTAGGGTGCCGCAGGGGGGGCGTGCTCTTCACCTCGCGTCCCCGCTTCACCCCCCTCTGCCTGCTGCTCTTTAGTGACCTGCTGCTCATCACTCAACCCAAGAG TGGGCAGAGGTTACAGGTTCTGGACTACGCCCATCGCTCCCTGGTCCAGGCCCAGCAGGTTCCAGACCCATCTGGACCCCCTACATTCCGCCTCTCCCTTCTCAGCAACCACCAGGGCCGCCCCACCCACCGGCTACTCCAAGCTTCATCCCT ATCAGACATGCAGCGCTGGCTGGGAGCCTTCCCTACCCCAGGCCCCCTTCCCTGCTCCTCAGACACCCTCTATGAGGACTGTG ACTGTTCCCAGGAGCTGTGTTCGGAGCCTTCTGCACCAGCCAAGACCGAGGGACGGAGTTTGCAGTCCAGGGCTGCCCCCAAGCACCTGCACAAGAGCCCTGAGG GCTGGCTGAAGGGGCTTCCTGGGGCCTTCCCTGCCCAGTTGGTGTGTGAAGTCACAGGGGAACACGAAAGGAGGAAGCACCTTCGCCAACACCAGAGGCTCCTTGAGGCTGTTGGGCCCTCTTCAGCCACCCCCAGTGCCCCCCCACCCTAA
- the ARHGEF15 gene encoding rho guanine nucleotide exchange factor 15 isoform X3, translating to MSAQSLPAATPPTQKPPRIIRPRPPSRPRTAQSPGLPHNGSSPREPPLTSNDAPSPMCTPIFWEPPASSLKPPALLPPSASKASLDSQTSPESPSSTPSPVSRRSVSPEPAPRSPVPPPKPSGSPHTPLPLLPAAQVLTQDGPASAPGTVRRLAGRFEWGAEGKAQAEDDLEPGPQGVADVNGERETPQGILTRSGSQQNGAPDAALACPPCCPCVCHVARPGLELRWVPVGSKEDGPKAPCRASPLRASRSRPNPPSISHPPVVLTSYRSTAERKLLPPLKPPKPTRVRQDATISGDPPHPDLDVPSEDGIQTGDSPDEAPQNAPPATMEDRDEEGLDELKEQNWELPLQDEPLYQTYRAAVLSEELWGVGEDGGPSPTNPGEAPTFPRPPGPRNTLWQELPAVRASGLLDTLSPQERRMQESLFEVVTSEASYLRSLRLLTDTFVLSQALRDTLTPRDHHTLFSNVQRVQGVSERFLGTLLSRVRSSPHISDLCDVVHTHAVGPFSVYVDYVRNQQYQEETYSRLMDTNVRFSAELRRLQSLPKCERLPLPSFLLLPFQRITRLRMLLQNILHQTEEGSTRQENAQKALGAVSKIIERCSAEVGRMKQTEELIRLTQRLRFHKVKALPLVSWSRRLELQGELTELGCRRGGVLFTSRPRFTPLCLLLFSDLLLITQPKSGQRLQVLDYAHRSLVQAQQVPDPSGPPTFRLSLLSNHQGRPTHRLLQASSLSDMQRWLGAFPTPGPLPCSSDTLYEDCDCSQELCSEPSAPAKTEGRSLQSRAAPKHLHKSPEDTRSELQRRMHWVWQPEARAGDESPGSGSLRGQGSMTVGG from the exons ATGTCAGCCCAGTCTCTTCCTGCAGCAACACCCCCTACCCAGAAGCCCCCTCGGATCAtccgcccccgccccccctcTCGTCCTCGCACTGCCCAGTCCCCAGGACTTCCCCATAACGGCTCCTCTCCACGAGAACCTCCCCTCACCTCCAATGATGCACCATCCCCAATGTGCACCCCTATCTTCTGGGAGCCGCCAGCCTCGTCCCTCAAGCCCCCTGCCCTTCTGCCCCCCTCAGCCTCTAAAGCCAGCCTTGACTCCCAGACTTCCCCAGAGTCGCCTTCTAGCACCCCTAGTCCAGTGTCTCGGCGCTCTGTCTCCCCAGAACCTGCTCCCCGGTCTCCAGTCCCCCCACCCAAACCCTCCGGGTCACCCCACACacctctgcccctgctccccGCGGCccaggtcctcacccaggatggCCCTGCCTCGGCCCCAG GCACTGTGCGGAGACTGGCTGGCAGGTTTGAGTGGGGAGCTGAAGGCAAGGCCCAGGCTGAGGACGATCTGGAGCCAGGTCCCCAAGGGGTAGCGGATGTCAACGGGGAGAGGGAGACTCCCCAGGGCATCCTCACCAGGAGTGGGTCCCAGCAGAATGGTGCTCCAG ATGCTGCCCTGGCCTGCCCTCCTTGCTGCCCCTGTGTCTGCCATGTAGCCCGGCCTGGTCTGGAGCTCCGATGGGTCCCTGTGGGGAGCAAAGAGGACGGTCCCAAGGCTCCCTGCAGGGCCTCCCCACTGCGGGCCTCCCGCTCCCGCCCCAACCCTCCAAGCATCAGTCACCCCCCAGTCGTCCTCACATCCTACCGCTCCACTGCTGAGCGCAAACTCCTGCCACCCCTCAAACCTCCCAAACCAACTCGGGTCAGGCAGGATGCCACCATCTCTGGGGATCCCCCACATCCAGATCTCGATGTGCCCTCTGAAGATGGAATCCAAACAG GGGACAGTCCGGATGAAGCTCCTCAGAATGCTCCCCCAGCAACCATGGAGGACAG GGACGAAGAGGGGCTGGATGAGCTGAAGGAGCAGAACTGGGAGCTACCCCTGCAGGATG AGCCCCTGTACCAGACCTATCGAGCAGCCGTGCTGTCAGAGGAGCTGTGGGGGGTCGGTGAGGATGGGGGTCCCTCTCCAACAAACCCTGGAGAAGCTCCCACCTTCCCAAGACCCCCTGGACCTCGCAACACCCTGTGGCAGGAGCTTCCGGCCGTCCGAGCCAGCGGCCTCCTGGACACCCTCAGCCCCCAGGAGAGGCGCATGCAGGAG AGCCTGTTCGAGGTGGTGACATCCGAGGCCTCCTACCTGCGCTCCCTCCGGCTGCTGACGGACACCTTTGTGCTGAGCCAGGCTCTCAGGGACACGCTCACCCCCCGCGATCACCACACCCTCTTCTCCAATGTGCAACGAGTCCAGGGAGTCAGTGAGCG CTTCCTAGGGACGTTACTGTCCCGTGTGCGCTCTTCCCCGCACATCAGCGACCTGTGCGACGTGGTGCATACCCACGCCGTGGGGCCCTTCTCGGTGTACGTGGATTACGTGCGGAACCAGCAGTATCAGGAGGAGACCTACAGCCGCCTCAT GGACACGAACGTGCGCTTCTCCGCGGAGCTGCGGCGGCTGCAGAGCCTCCCGAAGTGCGAGCGGCTCCCGCTGCCGTCCTTCCTGCTGCTGCCCTTCCAGCGCATCACGCGGCTCCGCATGCTGCTGCAG AATATCCTGCACCAGACAGAGGAGGGGTCCACCCGCCAGGAGAATGCCCAGAAGGCCCTGGGTGCTGTCAGCAAG ATCATTGAGCGTTGCAGCGCCGAGGTGGGGCGCATGAAGCAGACTGAGGAGCTGATCCGGCTGACGCAGAGGCTGCGCTTCCACAAAGTCAAG gccctgcccctggtCTCCTGGTCGAGGCGCCTGGAGTTGCAGGGGGAGCTGACGGAGTTAGGGTGCCGCAGGGGGGGCGTGCTCTTCACCTCGCGTCCCCGCTTCACCCCCCTCTGCCTGCTGCTCTTTAGTGACCTGCTGCTCATCACTCAACCCAAGAG TGGGCAGAGGTTACAGGTTCTGGACTACGCCCATCGCTCCCTGGTCCAGGCCCAGCAGGTTCCAGACCCATCTGGACCCCCTACATTCCGCCTCTCCCTTCTCAGCAACCACCAGGGCCGCCCCACCCACCGGCTACTCCAAGCTTCATCCCT ATCAGACATGCAGCGCTGGCTGGGAGCCTTCCCTACCCCAGGCCCCCTTCCCTGCTCCTCAGACACCCTCTATGAGGACTGTG ACTGTTCCCAGGAGCTGTGTTCGGAGCCTTCTGCACCAGCCAAGACCGAGGGACGGAGTTTGCAGTCCAGGGCTGCCCCCAAGCACCTGCACAAGAGCCCTGAGG ACACTAGGTCTGAGCTCCAGAGGAGAATGCACTGGGTGTGGCAGCCAGAGGCCAGAGCTGGGGATGAGAGCCCTGGTTCTGGGTCTCTCAGAGGCCAGGGTTCCATGACAGTTGGAGGGTGA
- the ARHGEF15 gene encoding rho guanine nucleotide exchange factor 15 isoform X1 — MSAQSLPAATPPTQKPPRIIRPRPPSRPRTAQSPGLPHNGSSPREPPLTSNDAPSPMCTPIFWEPPASSLKPPALLPPSASKASLDSQTSPESPSSTPSPVSRRSVSPEPAPRSPVPPPKPSGSPHTPLPLLPAAQVLTQDGPASAPGTVQDGSALAPGTVRDGSASAPGTVRRLAGRFEWGAEGKAQAEDDLEPGPQGVADVNGERETPQGILTRSGSQQNGAPDAALACPPCCPCVCHVARPGLELRWVPVGSKEDGPKAPCRASPLRASRSRPNPPSISHPPVVLTSYRSTAERKLLPPLKPPKPTRVRQDATISGDPPHPDLDVPSEDGIQTGDSPDEAPQNAPPATMEDRDEEGLDELKEQNWELPLQDEPLYQTYRAAVLSEELWGVGEDGGPSPTNPGEAPTFPRPPGPRNTLWQELPAVRASGLLDTLSPQERRMQESLFEVVTSEASYLRSLRLLTDTFVLSQALRDTLTPRDHHTLFSNVQRVQGVSERFLGTLLSRVRSSPHISDLCDVVHTHAVGPFSVYVDYVRNQQYQEETYSRLMDTNVRFSAELRRLQSLPKCERLPLPSFLLLPFQRITRLRMLLQNILHQTEEGSTRQENAQKALGAVSKIIERCSAEVGRMKQTEELIRLTQRLRFHKVKALPLVSWSRRLELQGELTELGCRRGGVLFTSRPRFTPLCLLLFSDLLLITQPKSGQRLQVLDYAHRSLVQAQQVPDPSGPPTFRLSLLSNHQGRPTHRLLQASSLSDMQRWLGAFPTPGPLPCSSDTLYEDCDCSQELCSEPSAPAKTEGRSLQSRAAPKHLHKSPEGWLKGLPGAFPAQLVCEVTGEHERRKHLRQHQRLLEAVGPSSATPSAPPP, encoded by the exons ATGTCAGCCCAGTCTCTTCCTGCAGCAACACCCCCTACCCAGAAGCCCCCTCGGATCAtccgcccccgccccccctcTCGTCCTCGCACTGCCCAGTCCCCAGGACTTCCCCATAACGGCTCCTCTCCACGAGAACCTCCCCTCACCTCCAATGATGCACCATCCCCAATGTGCACCCCTATCTTCTGGGAGCCGCCAGCCTCGTCCCTCAAGCCCCCTGCCCTTCTGCCCCCCTCAGCCTCTAAAGCCAGCCTTGACTCCCAGACTTCCCCAGAGTCGCCTTCTAGCACCCCTAGTCCAGTGTCTCGGCGCTCTGTCTCCCCAGAACCTGCTCCCCGGTCTCCAGTCCCCCCACCCAAACCCTCCGGGTCACCCCACACacctctgcccctgctccccGCGGCccaggtcctcacccaggatggCCCTGCCTCGGCCCCAGGCACTGTGCAGGATGGCTCTGCCTTGGCCCCAGGCACTGTGCGGGATGGCTCTGCCTCGGCCCCAGGCACTGTGCGGAGACTGGCTGGCAGGTTTGAGTGGGGAGCTGAAGGCAAGGCCCAGGCTGAGGACGATCTGGAGCCAGGTCCCCAAGGGGTAGCGGATGTCAACGGGGAGAGGGAGACTCCCCAGGGCATCCTCACCAGGAGTGGGTCCCAGCAGAATGGTGCTCCAG ATGCTGCCCTGGCCTGCCCTCCTTGCTGCCCCTGTGTCTGCCATGTAGCCCGGCCTGGTCTGGAGCTCCGATGGGTCCCTGTGGGGAGCAAAGAGGACGGTCCCAAGGCTCCCTGCAGGGCCTCCCCACTGCGGGCCTCCCGCTCCCGCCCCAACCCTCCAAGCATCAGTCACCCCCCAGTCGTCCTCACATCCTACCGCTCCACTGCTGAGCGCAAACTCCTGCCACCCCTCAAACCTCCCAAACCAACTCGGGTCAGGCAGGATGCCACCATCTCTGGGGATCCCCCACATCCAGATCTCGATGTGCCCTCTGAAGATGGAATCCAAACAG GGGACAGTCCGGATGAAGCTCCTCAGAATGCTCCCCCAGCAACCATGGAGGACAG GGACGAAGAGGGGCTGGATGAGCTGAAGGAGCAGAACTGGGAGCTACCCCTGCAGGATG AGCCCCTGTACCAGACCTATCGAGCAGCCGTGCTGTCAGAGGAGCTGTGGGGGGTCGGTGAGGATGGGGGTCCCTCTCCAACAAACCCTGGAGAAGCTCCCACCTTCCCAAGACCCCCTGGACCTCGCAACACCCTGTGGCAGGAGCTTCCGGCCGTCCGAGCCAGCGGCCTCCTGGACACCCTCAGCCCCCAGGAGAGGCGCATGCAGGAG AGCCTGTTCGAGGTGGTGACATCCGAGGCCTCCTACCTGCGCTCCCTCCGGCTGCTGACGGACACCTTTGTGCTGAGCCAGGCTCTCAGGGACACGCTCACCCCCCGCGATCACCACACCCTCTTCTCCAATGTGCAACGAGTCCAGGGAGTCAGTGAGCG CTTCCTAGGGACGTTACTGTCCCGTGTGCGCTCTTCCCCGCACATCAGCGACCTGTGCGACGTGGTGCATACCCACGCCGTGGGGCCCTTCTCGGTGTACGTGGATTACGTGCGGAACCAGCAGTATCAGGAGGAGACCTACAGCCGCCTCAT GGACACGAACGTGCGCTTCTCCGCGGAGCTGCGGCGGCTGCAGAGCCTCCCGAAGTGCGAGCGGCTCCCGCTGCCGTCCTTCCTGCTGCTGCCCTTCCAGCGCATCACGCGGCTCCGCATGCTGCTGCAG AATATCCTGCACCAGACAGAGGAGGGGTCCACCCGCCAGGAGAATGCCCAGAAGGCCCTGGGTGCTGTCAGCAAG ATCATTGAGCGTTGCAGCGCCGAGGTGGGGCGCATGAAGCAGACTGAGGAGCTGATCCGGCTGACGCAGAGGCTGCGCTTCCACAAAGTCAAG gccctgcccctggtCTCCTGGTCGAGGCGCCTGGAGTTGCAGGGGGAGCTGACGGAGTTAGGGTGCCGCAGGGGGGGCGTGCTCTTCACCTCGCGTCCCCGCTTCACCCCCCTCTGCCTGCTGCTCTTTAGTGACCTGCTGCTCATCACTCAACCCAAGAG TGGGCAGAGGTTACAGGTTCTGGACTACGCCCATCGCTCCCTGGTCCAGGCCCAGCAGGTTCCAGACCCATCTGGACCCCCTACATTCCGCCTCTCCCTTCTCAGCAACCACCAGGGCCGCCCCACCCACCGGCTACTCCAAGCTTCATCCCT ATCAGACATGCAGCGCTGGCTGGGAGCCTTCCCTACCCCAGGCCCCCTTCCCTGCTCCTCAGACACCCTCTATGAGGACTGTG ACTGTTCCCAGGAGCTGTGTTCGGAGCCTTCTGCACCAGCCAAGACCGAGGGACGGAGTTTGCAGTCCAGGGCTGCCCCCAAGCACCTGCACAAGAGCCCTGAGG GCTGGCTGAAGGGGCTTCCTGGGGCCTTCCCTGCCCAGTTGGTGTGTGAAGTCACAGGGGAACACGAAAGGAGGAAGCACCTTCGCCAACACCAGAGGCTCCTTGAGGCTGTTGGGCCCTCTTCAGCCACCCCCAGTGCCCCCCCACCCTAA